A genomic window from Elaeis guineensis isolate ETL-2024a chromosome 3, EG11, whole genome shotgun sequence includes:
- the LOC140856066 gene encoding uncharacterized protein gives MRDGASVTDHVLYMIELMERLSKLGFPLHEQLGKDAILNSLPKSYLPFLTHYRMTKPEVNYHGLLGLLQNFEKDHQLHKESVNLVGGSSSGSRPFKKGKKNKKKKVKKVQVQARTTVQCQTKKIKPDKSQAECFFCKKRGHWKRNCPQYIASLDPNRQRKQQVVAGQGVAGQ, from the exons atgcgggatggtgcctctgtcactgatcatgtattgtacatgatcgagctgatggaacgattgagcaagctcggctttcccttgcatgagcagcttgggaaagatgcaatactgaactcgctgcccaagtcttatctcccattcctcactcattatagaatgacaaagcctgaagtaaactatcatggattactggggttacttcagaactttgagaaagatcaccaactccataaagagtcggtgaacttagtgggaggttcatcttctggttctcgaccctttaagaaagggaagaagaacaagaagaagaaagtaaagaaggtgcaagttcaggctaggacaactgtgcagtgtcagaccaaaaagatcaaacccgataagagtcaagctgaatgcttcttttgcaagaagcgggggcactggaagaggaactgtccccagtacattgcctccctagacccgaacaggcagagaaagcagcaagttgttgctgggcaag gggttgcaggtcagtag